A DNA window from Nitrospirota bacterium contains the following coding sequences:
- a CDS encoding YggT family protein: MFLFGNLFSAVGHILDTILTIYMWMIIISALLSWVNPDPYNPIVRFLHAVTDPVLRPIRRRIGISMGIDISPMLVILAIMFLKYFVVASLFDMGARMK, from the coding sequence ATGTTTTTATTCGGCAATCTTTTTAGCGCGGTTGGACATATCCTTGATACTATCCTGACAATATATATGTGGATGATAATAATCTCCGCTCTTCTGAGCTGGGTGAATCCCGACCCTTACAATCCTATCGTGCGCTTCCTGCACGCGGTAACAGATCCTGTGTTAAGACCTATCAGAAGACGGATCGGGATATCAATGGGCATTGATATATCGCCCATGCTGGTAATTCTTGCGATCATGTTCCTGAAATACTTTGTGGTTGCGTCATTATTTGATATGGGCGCGAGGATGAAGTGA
- the alr gene encoding alanine racemase, translating to MLRAFAEIDLKALSHNLRVAKKKTGNKNILAVVKANAYGHGAAEISKYLIKQGITYLGTAFTAEAIALREAGITAPILVFFDRDHIDECFRFNLTPLILDLNTAKKFSKEAVRRKRRIAVHIKVDTGMGRVGFTIDRALTDIPKAARLKNIELEGLMSHFSEADLCDKEFAGLQLKRFLAIKNEWSRNKITFKYLHIANSAATLSMKNAHLNMVRPGIMLYGYGSDDLKPVLSLKSKILLLKKVPAGIPISYGRTFITKRKSTIATIPVGYADGYNRKLSNQGEVLINGKRAPIAGRVCMDTIMVDVTDIPDAGLDSEVVLIGNQGKEKITAADIADKIGTIPYEVLTSIGQRVERVYK from the coding sequence ATGCTGAGAGCCTTCGCAGAAATCGATCTTAAAGCCCTCTCGCACAACCTCAGGGTCGCCAAAAAGAAAACAGGCAATAAAAATATTCTCGCCGTTGTGAAGGCCAACGCCTACGGACACGGCGCAGCAGAGATTTCAAAGTACCTCATAAAACAAGGCATCACTTATCTCGGAACAGCGTTTACCGCCGAAGCCATTGCGCTCAGGGAGGCCGGGATAACGGCCCCCATACTGGTTTTTTTTGACAGGGACCACATTGACGAATGCTTCAGATTTAATCTCACCCCCTTAATCCTCGATTTAAACACCGCTAAGAAATTTTCTAAAGAGGCTGTGAGGCGCAAGCGCAGGATCGCGGTGCATATCAAGGTAGACACCGGCATGGGGCGTGTGGGGTTTACTATCGACAGGGCCTTAACGGACATCCCCAAGGCAGCGCGCCTGAAAAACATTGAACTCGAAGGGCTCATGAGCCATTTCTCCGAGGCGGACCTCTGTGATAAAGAGTTTGCCGGTCTGCAGTTGAAGAGGTTCCTTGCGATAAAAAATGAATGGTCACGGAACAAGATCACTTTTAAATATCTTCACATTGCCAACAGCGCCGCTACACTAAGCATGAAAAACGCCCACCTCAATATGGTAAGGCCCGGAATTATGCTTTACGGCTACGGGTCTGATGATCTCAAGCCGGTGTTAAGCCTGAAAAGTAAGATCCTTCTCCTTAAAAAAGTCCCGGCCGGCATTCCGATAAGCTACGGCAGGACCTTCATCACAAAGAGGAAAAGCACCATCGCAACAATTCCTGTCGGCTATGCTGACGGATACAACAGGAAACTCTCCAACCAGGGAGAGGTGCTTATCAATGGAAAGCGCGCGCCTATTGCCGGAAGGGTCTGCATGGACACGATCATGGTTGATGTTACGGACATACCGGACGCAGGCCTGGATTCAGAAGTAGTTTTAATCGGAAATCAGGGGAAAGAGAAAATTACCGCCGCTGACATCGCGGACAAGATCGGCACCATTCCCTATGAAGTCCTCACATCTATCGGCCAGCGGGTTGAAAGGGTGTACAAATAA
- a CDS encoding molybdenum cofactor guanylyltransferase yields MNNLIHNCTGVILAGGENKRMPVLKAFIEVEGKKTVERNLKIMKRLFRETYIITNQPELYSYLGVPLFGDVYDVRGPMTGIFTALLNSSSQWVFVSACDMPFINPALIRFMADERYNPACLSMMSGEERGNFDPAQEADIYDVVVPVVNHRAEPLFAFYSKKALSTLEQFILSGKKGIKDFLLNRSKRVKYITTEEIKGIDPEAKSFINLNTPEDVELYLQPQDRLKFKNSVMRRKKCLDLGHQS; encoded by the coding sequence ATGAATAATCTTATACATAATTGCACGGGCGTAATCCTCGCAGGCGGAGAGAACAAACGCATGCCTGTGCTGAAGGCATTCATCGAGGTTGAGGGGAAGAAGACCGTCGAGAGGAATCTCAAGATCATGAAGCGGCTTTTCCGGGAAACCTACATCATCACCAACCAGCCGGAGCTTTATTCATATCTCGGAGTGCCGCTGTTTGGCGACGTTTATGACGTGAGAGGCCCGATGACGGGAATCTTTACCGCGCTTCTGAATTCATCCAGCCAGTGGGTTTTTGTTTCCGCGTGCGACATGCCCTTCATAAATCCGGCCCTGATCAGGTTTATGGCGGATGAAAGATATAATCCGGCATGTCTCTCTATGATGAGCGGCGAGGAGAGAGGGAATTTCGACCCTGCGCAAGAAGCCGACATTTATGATGTTGTGGTCCCGGTTGTCAACCACCGGGCTGAGCCTCTCTTTGCCTTTTATTCAAAAAAAGCCTTGTCCACTTTGGAGCAGTTTATACTTTCAGGGAAGAAGGGGATAAAAGATTTTTTACTTAATCGCAGTAAAAGAGTAAAATATATTACAACCGAAGAGATAAAGGGCATCGACCCGGAGGCGAAGTCGTTCATTAACCTTAACACTCCCGAAGATGTCGAGCTTTATCTGCAACCTCAAGACAGGTTGAAATTTAAAAATAGCGTAATGAGGAGGAAGAAATGTTTGGACTTGGGACATCAGAGCTGA
- a CDS encoding FKBP-type peptidyl-prolyl cis-trans isomerase, whose product MKVLAAVLGIILLQNIAYAEENIELKTQRDKLSYSIGTTMGKDFKSQSIDVDPDILAKGIKDAFSGDKSLMTDEEMRDTISTFRNEMMAKQMAQMKESAEKNKKEGDAFLAENKKKEGVVTLPSGLQYKVIKEGTGAKPKATDTVSVHYKGTFIDGAEFDSSMKRGQPATFKVGGVIPGWTEALQLMKAGSKWQLYVPSNLAYGERGAGREIGPNATLIFEVELLSIQENTGKLPAPEKPAK is encoded by the coding sequence ATGAAAGTTTTAGCAGCAGTCTTAGGCATTATCCTTCTGCAAAACATAGCTTATGCGGAAGAGAACATCGAGTTAAAGACCCAGAGAGACAAGTTGAGTTACAGTATCGGCACAACCATGGGAAAAGATTTCAAAAGCCAGTCCATAGATGTTGATCCTGATATCCTCGCCAAAGGAATTAAGGACGCGTTCTCAGGTGACAAGTCTTTGATGACGGATGAGGAAATGCGCGATACTATTTCCACTTTCCGTAATGAGATGATGGCCAAGCAGATGGCGCAAATGAAAGAGTCAGCCGAGAAGAACAAGAAGGAAGGGGACGCCTTTCTCGCGGAGAACAAGAAAAAAGAAGGCGTCGTAACTCTGCCGAGCGGCTTACAGTATAAAGTCATTAAAGAAGGGACCGGGGCAAAACCGAAAGCAACGGATACAGTGAGCGTGCATTATAAAGGGACCTTTATAGACGGCGCTGAATTCGACAGTTCCATGAAGCGCGGCCAGCCTGCAACGTTCAAAGTCGGCGGTGTGATCCCCGGCTGGACCGAGGCGCTGCAGCTTATGAAAGCCGGTTCAAAGTGGCAGTTGTATGTGCCGTCCAATCTTGCTTATGGAGAGCGCGGCGCGGGACGTGAAATCGGACCCAACGCGACGCTTATTTTTGAAGTGGAACTGCTTTCCATTCAGGAAAATACAGGCAAACTGCCGGCGCCTGAAAAACCGGCAAAATAG
- the leuD gene encoding 3-isopropylmalate dehydratase small subunit codes for MILKGKVWKFGDNIDTDAIIPARYLNTSDPKELAKHVMEDADKDFPSKVAAGDLIIGKANFGCGSSREHAPIAIKAAGIQAVVAKSFARIFYRNAFNIGLPIFESDDAPDKISGGDEIEIDADKGTIRNITKGEEYTAKPIPPFMQELISAGGLIEWTKKRLKAS; via the coding sequence ATGATTCTTAAAGGTAAGGTCTGGAAGTTCGGAGACAACATCGACACCGACGCGATCATTCCAGCGCGTTATTTAAACACATCAGACCCCAAGGAGCTTGCAAAGCACGTGATGGAAGACGCGGACAAGGATTTTCCGTCAAAGGTTGCGGCAGGGGACCTGATAATTGGAAAGGCCAATTTCGGCTGCGGCTCTTCAAGGGAGCACGCCCCTATCGCGATAAAGGCGGCGGGCATTCAGGCGGTCGTTGCAAAAAGCTTTGCGAGGATCTTTTACAGAAACGCGTTCAACATCGGGCTTCCTATCTTTGAGTCGGATGACGCGCCGGACAAGATCAGCGGGGGCGACGAGATAGAGATAGACGCGGACAAAGGGACGATCAGGAACATAACAAAGGGCGAAGAATACACCGCGAAACCGATCCCTCCGTTCATGCAGGAGCTTATCTCCGCGGGGGGGTTGATCGAATGGACCAAAAAGAGGCTGAAGGCCTCGTAG
- a CDS encoding DivIVA domain-containing protein, whose protein sequence is MRITPLDIQQKQFATRFRGFDMEEVDSFLELIREEMEELLRENANLREESKRFEKQLKEYKNIETTLKDTLISTQQMVEEFRGTAKKDAELMIKEAELKAEDMMREAQEKIVKIHEDITDLKGIRRHFKEELKRLIESHLRMMEFDKEREAEIPNETQNA, encoded by the coding sequence ATGAGAATAACGCCGCTTGATATTCAGCAGAAACAATTCGCCACAAGGTTCAGGGGTTTTGATATGGAAGAGGTGGATTCCTTTCTCGAACTGATCAGGGAGGAGATGGAAGAGCTCCTGAGGGAAAACGCCAACCTGAGGGAAGAGTCCAAGAGATTCGAGAAGCAGTTAAAGGAGTATAAAAATATCGAGACCACTCTGAAAGACACCCTTATCAGCACACAACAAATGGTGGAAGAATTCAGGGGCACAGCCAAGAAAGACGCCGAGCTCATGATAAAAGAAGCGGAGTTGAAGGCGGAAGACATGATGAGAGAGGCCCAGGAAAAGATCGTGAAGATCCATGAAGACATAACCGACCTCAAAGGCATAAGGAGACATTTCAAAGAAGAGCTGAAGAGATTGATTGAGAGCCACCTCAGGATGATGGAATTCGACAAGGAACGCGAGGCTGAAATACCGAATGAAACACAAAACGCTTAA
- the ilvC gene encoding ketol-acid reductoisomerase encodes MKIYYDKDVKKGALKGKTVCIMGYGSQGHAHANNLKESGVDVIIGIRKGASMDKAQKAGFKAMPPAEAAKKADIIMILLPDEYQADVYKNEIAPNMKKGAYLAFAHGFNIHFNQIVPSPETNVFMAAPKGPGHLVRSEYTKGSGVPCLIAVHQDPSRDTKEIALAYASAIGGGRAGIIETSFREETETDLFGEQVVLCGGLTSLIMAGYETLVEAGYAPEMAYFECLHEVKLIVDLIYEGGISNMRYSISNTAQYGDLTRGPRVVTGETKKEMKKILNEIQSGEFARDWMLECKANKPVFTALTRKGEQHSIEEVGAKLRDMMPWLKKGKLVDKSKA; translated from the coding sequence ATGAAAATTTATTACGATAAAGATGTTAAGAAAGGAGCATTAAAGGGCAAGACTGTCTGCATTATGGGATACGGCAGCCAGGGACATGCTCACGCGAACAATTTAAAAGAGAGCGGCGTGGATGTAATCATAGGGATCAGGAAAGGCGCGAGCATGGACAAGGCGCAAAAGGCGGGCTTTAAGGCAATGCCTCCCGCGGAGGCCGCAAAGAAAGCCGACATTATCATGATACTGCTTCCTGATGAATACCAGGCGGACGTATACAAGAATGAGATCGCGCCGAATATGAAGAAGGGCGCTTACCTCGCTTTTGCCCACGGGTTCAATATCCACTTCAACCAGATAGTCCCGTCCCCTGAAACGAACGTCTTTATGGCCGCGCCGAAAGGGCCCGGTCATCTCGTCAGATCTGAATACACGAAGGGAAGCGGCGTCCCCTGTTTGATAGCTGTCCATCAGGACCCCTCGAGGGACACAAAGGAGATCGCCCTTGCTTATGCTTCCGCAATCGGAGGAGGCAGGGCAGGCATCATTGAGACGTCCTTCAGGGAGGAGACTGAAACAGACCTCTTTGGCGAGCAGGTTGTGCTGTGCGGCGGACTTACATCTCTTATCATGGCAGGTTACGAGACTCTCGTTGAAGCTGGCTACGCGCCGGAAATGGCATATTTTGAATGCCTCCATGAAGTGAAATTGATAGTGGACCTGATCTATGAAGGCGGGATATCGAACATGAGATATTCAATAAGCAACACCGCGCAATACGGCGACTTAACAAGAGGCCCCCGCGTCGTGACCGGTGAGACGAAAAAGGAAATGAAAAAGATCCTCAACGAGATACAGTCGGGCGAGTTCGCAAGAGACTGGATGCTCGAATGCAAGGCGAACAAACCCGTGTTTACCGCCCTTACCAGAAAAGGCGAACAGCATTCCATTGAAGAAGTCGGCGCCAAGCTCAGAGATATGATGCCGTGGCTGAAAAAAGGCAAACTCGTGGACAAGTCAAAGGCGTGA
- a CDS encoding YggS family pyridoxal phosphate-dependent enzyme, which produces MGISENLTAIQQRINDSAARAGRSPKDIKLIAVTKTVELQEIIEAVKAGVSILGENRVQEAKEKITEHRAQSTDLRIQWHLIGHLQTNKAKAAVQIFDLIQTIDSFELATEVNKQAGKMNKAQRVLVQIKLSDEATKHGVSEKDMTGLLEEVSKMQHLKLEGLMTIPPYFDDPESVRPYFRRLREIRDGASAKGFSLPELSMGMSNDFEVAIEEGATMVRIGTAIFGERE; this is translated from the coding sequence ATGGGGATTTCGGAGAATCTCACAGCAATTCAGCAAAGGATCAATGACTCCGCTGCAAGAGCAGGCAGGTCCCCGAAGGACATAAAACTCATTGCCGTTACGAAGACAGTTGAATTGCAGGAAATTATCGAAGCGGTAAAAGCTGGAGTTTCAATTTTAGGAGAGAACAGGGTACAGGAAGCGAAAGAAAAGATCACAGAACACAGAGCACAGAGCACAGACTTAAGAATACAATGGCATTTGATCGGTCATCTGCAGACAAACAAGGCCAAGGCCGCAGTTCAGATATTCGACCTGATCCAGACTATTGACTCTTTTGAGCTTGCTACAGAAGTTAACAAACAGGCCGGGAAAATGAATAAAGCGCAGAGGGTGCTTGTGCAGATAAAACTCTCTGATGAAGCGACAAAGCATGGAGTTTCAGAAAAAGACATGACAGGACTGCTTGAAGAAGTCTCAAAGATGCAGCATCTCAAACTTGAAGGCCTCATGACAATACCGCCTTACTTTGATGACCCTGAATCGGTACGGCCTTACTTCAGGAGATTGCGGGAGATCAGGGACGGGGCATCGGCAAAAGGCTTCAGCCTGCCCGAATTGTCAATGGGCATGTCCAATGATTTTGAAGTCGCTATCGAGGAAGGCGCTACAATGGTCAGGATCGGTACCGCGATATTCGGGGAGAGGGAATAA
- the leuC gene encoding 3-isopropylmalate dehydratase large subunit, translating into MTITEKIFAAHCGKKEVAPGELINAKVDLILANDITAPIAITEFKKIGAKGVFDKDRVVFIPDHFAPQKDIKAAEQCKMLRDFSRSYDLGLYFEVGRMGVEHALLPEQGLVVPGDLIIGADSHTCTYGGLGAFATGVGSTDVASAMATGECWFKVPESMKFVYYGKLNKWAGGKDLILHTIGDIGVDGALYRAMEFTGETISSLPMYSRLTMCNMAIEAGGKNGIITPDEITEQYVKGRAKREYKFYSSDKASKYVEVKEYDCSKIPLTVSCPHLPSNTKPAAELSSVTIDQVVVGSCTNGRIEDLREAAEIIKGKKVHPEVRMIVIPATQQIYLQAVKEGLAEIFVNAEAVFSTPTCGPCLGGHMGILAKGERAIATTNRNFVGRMGHPESEVYLSNPAVAAASAIKGRIAVPDEVV; encoded by the coding sequence GTGACGATTACGGAAAAGATTTTTGCAGCCCACTGCGGCAAAAAAGAGGTCGCACCCGGAGAGTTGATCAACGCGAAGGTGGACCTGATCCTTGCCAATGATATAACCGCGCCCATCGCGATCACCGAGTTTAAAAAGATCGGCGCAAAAGGCGTGTTTGACAAAGACAGGGTCGTGTTCATCCCCGACCACTTCGCCCCGCAAAAAGACATCAAGGCCGCTGAACAGTGCAAGATGCTCAGGGACTTTTCAAGAAGTTATGACCTCGGGCTCTATTTTGAGGTCGGCAGAATGGGCGTGGAACACGCGCTTCTGCCGGAGCAGGGGCTTGTGGTGCCCGGCGACCTGATCATCGGCGCTGACAGTCACACCTGCACATACGGCGGGCTGGGCGCGTTCGCCACCGGTGTGGGATCAACAGACGTGGCGTCCGCAATGGCAACCGGCGAATGCTGGTTCAAGGTGCCTGAGTCCATGAAGTTTGTTTATTACGGGAAACTGAACAAGTGGGCCGGCGGGAAGGACTTGATCCTTCACACAATCGGCGACATCGGCGTTGACGGCGCATTATACAGAGCCATGGAATTCACGGGCGAGACCATCAGTTCACTGCCGATGTACTCGCGGCTGACAATGTGCAACATGGCAATAGAGGCCGGGGGAAAGAACGGGATCATAACCCCTGATGAAATTACTGAACAGTATGTTAAAGGAAGGGCGAAAAGGGAATACAAATTTTATTCATCCGACAAAGCCTCTAAATATGTCGAGGTGAAGGAATACGATTGCTCGAAAATCCCTTTGACTGTGTCCTGCCCTCACCTGCCGTCAAACACGAAACCCGCTGCGGAGCTTTCATCCGTCACAATAGACCAGGTGGTCGTCGGCTCCTGCACAAACGGAAGGATCGAAGACCTGAGAGAGGCCGCTGAAATTATAAAAGGGAAAAAGGTCCATCCCGAAGTCAGGATGATCGTCATCCCCGCGACCCAGCAGATCTATTTGCAGGCGGTCAAAGAAGGGCTGGCAGAGATATTCGTGAACGCGGAAGCGGTTTTTTCCACACCGACATGCGGCCCGTGTCTCGGCGGACACATGGGAATTCTTGCAAAGGGCGAAAGGGCCATTGCGACAACGAACAGGAATTTTGTCGGCAGGATGGGACACCCTGAGAGCGAAGTCTATCTCTCAAACCCGGCAGTCGCCGCCGCTTCGGCGATCAAAGGGAGGATCGCCGTACCGGATGAAGTTGTATAA
- a CDS encoding twin-arginine translocase TatA/TatE family subunit — MFGLGTSELIIILVIVVILFGASRLPQIGKGIGEAIKNFKKASSGPDEIDVTPKNKTEGNESGKESKS; from the coding sequence ATGTTTGGACTTGGGACATCAGAGCTGATAATAATTCTGGTCATCGTTGTGATCCTTTTCGGGGCGTCGAGACTGCCTCAGATCGGCAAGGGCATAGGAGAGGCGATAAAGAATTTCAAGAAGGCGTCTTCCGGGCCGGATGAGATCGACGTTACACCAAAAAATAAAACGGAAGGCAATGAGTCGGGCAAGGAAAGCAAGTCTTAA
- a CDS encoding histidine--tRNA ligase, whose product MKHKTLKGFQDILPPEISVWQHIEKISRDVFRTYGYQEIRLPVLESTDIFTRSIGETSDIVEKEMYTFTDKGDRSVTLRPEGTASFVRAYVEHHLYNNPAPQKFYYMGPMFRYERPQAYRYRQFYQIGAEALGIEDPKLDAEIISMLSKILNSIGLEGVNFEITSIGCKNCRPAYRDALKNFLRDRLNSFCGDCQRRFDLNPLRILDCKVPGCIESRQGAPAVLDHLCDDCKQHFDNLKRNLETLNVRHSINPNLVRGLDYYTKTAFEVTSESLGSQKAVAAGGRYDGLVDEFGGPPTPGIGFAIGMERIIPLIKGSISKAETPDVLICPLGQEAPEKGLLLAEQLRSSGMWAEVNYEPSSLKSQMRKANRLGAKNVIVLGEDELKKGEVVVKDMVSGTETKAVLEVQELVKIIKG is encoded by the coding sequence ATGAAACACAAAACGCTTAAGGGCTTTCAGGACATCCTGCCGCCTGAGATCTCCGTCTGGCAGCACATTGAGAAGATCTCTCGGGACGTTTTCAGGACTTACGGCTACCAGGAAATCAGGCTCCCCGTACTCGAATCAACCGACATATTTACCAGAAGCATCGGAGAGACCTCCGATATTGTGGAAAAAGAGATGTACACCTTTACCGACAAGGGCGACCGCAGCGTGACCCTGCGGCCGGAGGGCACGGCGTCTTTTGTAAGGGCTTACGTTGAGCACCACTTATACAACAATCCAGCGCCGCAAAAATTTTATTACATGGGCCCGATGTTCCGGTATGAAAGGCCGCAGGCGTACAGGTACAGGCAGTTTTACCAGATAGGCGCGGAGGCCCTGGGCATTGAAGACCCGAAACTCGACGCTGAGATAATCTCCATGCTTTCAAAGATATTAAACAGCATAGGCCTTGAGGGGGTCAATTTTGAGATAACCTCGATCGGATGTAAAAACTGCCGTCCCGCATACAGGGATGCCCTGAAAAATTTCCTTCGGGACAGATTGAACAGTTTCTGCGGCGATTGTCAAAGGCGGTTTGATCTGAACCCCTTGAGAATACTGGACTGCAAGGTCCCGGGCTGTATCGAATCCAGACAGGGCGCTCCGGCCGTGCTTGATCATCTCTGCGATGATTGCAAACAGCATTTTGACAATTTGAAGCGCAACCTCGAAACACTCAACGTCAGGCATTCCATCAACCCTAATCTCGTCAGAGGTCTCGACTATTACACAAAGACAGCCTTTGAAGTGACAAGCGAATCTCTTGGAAGCCAGAAGGCAGTTGCGGCAGGCGGGAGATACGACGGACTTGTAGACGAGTTCGGCGGGCCGCCGACCCCCGGCATCGGTTTCGCCATTGGTATGGAAAGGATCATCCCTCTGATAAAGGGGTCCATAAGCAAGGCTGAAACTCCCGACGTTCTTATTTGTCCGCTTGGACAGGAAGCACCTGAAAAGGGCCTGCTGCTGGCCGAACAATTACGCTCATCAGGGATGTGGGCCGAGGTTAATTATGAACCGTCATCTCTTAAGAGCCAGATGCGCAAGGCAAACCGCCTCGGCGCAAAAAATGTCATTGTCCTCGGCGAAGACGAATTGAAAAAAGGCGAGGTCGTGGTCAAAGACATGGTCAGCGGGACTGAGACAAAAGCGGTCCTTGAAGTTCAGGAATTAGTGAAAATAATTAAAGGCTAA
- a CDS encoding phosphatidylserine decarboxylase family protein, which produces MFQFAKEGYPFILVFISLTAVSALLRVHWLTAVFLILTLFMFYFFRDPDRVTVPDRDAFYSPADGKIIVITEAVEDELLHEKALKISIFMSPLNVHVNRAPCDGVVKDVRHYPGKFLSAFKDEASTANEHITMLLEGQHGKIVVKQIAGYVARRAVCRVKPGETLAQGQRYGIIKFSSRLDVFLPLNTKVKVKLGDKVKAGETILAKRGEK; this is translated from the coding sequence ATGTTCCAATTCGCCAAAGAAGGTTATCCGTTCATCCTGGTTTTTATCTCTCTTACCGCCGTCTCTGCGCTTCTCAGGGTCCACTGGCTGACAGCGGTATTTCTGATACTCACGCTTTTCATGTTCTATTTCTTCAGAGACCCCGACAGGGTAACGGTCCCTGACAGGGACGCGTTTTACTCCCCGGCGGACGGAAAGATAATTGTAATTACAGAAGCTGTGGAGGATGAGCTATTGCATGAGAAGGCGCTGAAGATCAGCATCTTTATGTCGCCTCTGAATGTGCATGTGAACAGGGCGCCCTGCGACGGAGTTGTAAAGGACGTCAGGCATTATCCGGGGAAGTTTTTATCAGCGTTTAAAGATGAAGCCTCAACAGCTAACGAACATATAACCATGCTTCTTGAAGGCCAGCACGGAAAGATCGTGGTAAAGCAGATAGCAGGTTATGTCGCGCGCCGCGCAGTCTGCCGGGTAAAGCCGGGGGAGACACTTGCGCAGGGGCAGAGATACGGTATAATTAAATTCAGTTCGAGGCTTGATGTCTTCTTGCCATTAAATACCAAAGTTAAGGTAAAATTAGGCGACAAGGTGAAAGCGGGGGAAACGATATTAGCAAAGAGAGGTGAGAAGTGA
- a CDS encoding response regulator transcription factor, with product MNKGGILVVEDESKIAAIVKAYLEKEGFRVTVASTGQKAISALKDGFDLIILDLMLPDMDGEDICRTIRADSDVPIIMLTAKVEEEDRIKGLGIGADDYVVKPFSPRELVARVNALLRRSKGAKGSISFNKGDLVIDSSRFEIIKNNVPLVLTPTEFKLLQCLAERPGQIFSRLQLVNVILGYDFEGYDRTIDAHIKNIRHKIEEDPRNPSYIKTVYGVGYRFIGQPDED from the coding sequence ATGAACAAGGGCGGTATACTCGTCGTTGAAGATGAATCCAAAATCGCTGCAATCGTAAAGGCATATCTTGAAAAAGAAGGCTTCAGGGTCACGGTAGCAAGCACCGGACAAAAGGCCATATCAGCGCTGAAAGACGGATTTGATCTGATAATACTCGACCTCATGCTTCCTGACATGGACGGGGAAGACATATGCCGGACCATCCGCGCGGACTCTGACGTGCCGATCATCATGCTGACCGCCAAAGTGGAAGAAGAGGACAGGATAAAAGGGCTCGGCATAGGCGCGGATGATTATGTAGTCAAGCCTTTCAGTCCGAGAGAGCTTGTTGCAAGAGTCAACGCGCTTTTAAGAAGGTCCAAAGGCGCAAAGGGGAGCATCAGTTTCAACAAGGGGGACCTTGTTATTGACTCTTCCCGTTTTGAGATAATAAAGAACAATGTGCCTTTGGTGCTTACCCCCACGGAATTCAAGCTCCTGCAATGCCTCGCGGAACGTCCCGGACAGATCTTTTCAAGGCTCCAGCTTGTAAATGTAATACTCGGTTATGATTTTGAAGGATACGACAGGACCATTGACGCCCACATCAAGAACATCCGCCACAAGATCGAAGAAGACCCCAGAAACCCCTCTTATATCAAAACAGTCTACGGGGTAGGTTACAGGTTTATCGGCCAGCCTGATGAGGACTAA
- the proC gene encoding pyrroline-5-carboxylate reductase, with protein MIGFIGGGNMAEAIIKGIRRQRSEDRRQIFVAEPREERRQYLEKTYGIKTTSSNKEVAAACDIIILAVKPQNMETALDEISPDISEEKTVVSIAAGITLSYLSSKLKTKKLIRVMPNTPALVQEGMSVMSLCECFSDKDISVVREILMSIGKVITLPEKYMDAVTAVSGSGPAFIALFVEAMTGAGVKLGLSEDDASVLAVQTAIGTARLLESGMPPSKLREMVTSPGGTTAAGLKVFNEKGLRDLVLDALEAAKKRAEELGKGR; from the coding sequence ATGATCGGTTTTATCGGCGGCGGCAACATGGCGGAAGCCATTATTAAAGGAATCAGAAGGCAGAGGTCAGAAGACAGAAGACAGATCTTTGTGGCAGAACCGAGGGAGGAAAGAAGGCAGTATTTAGAAAAGACCTACGGTATCAAAACAACATCGTCCAATAAAGAGGTTGCAGCCGCGTGCGATATAATCATCCTTGCGGTGAAGCCGCAGAATATGGAGACGGCCCTTGATGAGATCAGTCCTGATATTTCTGAAGAGAAGACCGTAGTTTCGATTGCAGCGGGCATTACGCTTTCGTATCTATCATCCAAATTGAAGACAAAGAAACTCATCCGTGTCATGCCGAATACGCCTGCTTTGGTACAGGAGGGGATGTCGGTCATGTCCCTGTGCGAGTGTTTTTCAGACAAGGACATTTCAGTTGTCAGGGAGATATTAATGTCTATCGGCAAGGTCATAACTTTACCTGAAAAATACATGGATGCCGTGACCGCGGTCTCAGGCAGCGGCCCGGCCTTCATAGCACTTTTTGTAGAGGCGATGACAGGGGCCGGGGTAAAATTAGGACTGAGCGAAGACGATGCGTCTGTGCTTGCTGTTCAAACTGCTATCGGCACTGCAAGGCTCCTGGAATCCGGAATGCCGCCTTCAAAGCTCAGAGAGATGGTGACTTCGCCGGGAGGCACGACAGCGGCAGGGTTGAAGGTCTTTAATGAGAAGGGATTAAGAGATTTAGTGCTTGATGCCCTTGAGGCCGCAAAGAAAAGAGCAGAAGAGTTGGGGAAAGGGAGGTAA